In Palaemon carinicauda isolate YSFRI2023 chromosome 18, ASM3689809v2, whole genome shotgun sequence, a genomic segment contains:
- the LOC137657846 gene encoding SUMO-conjugating enzyme UBC9-B, protein MSGIAIARLAEERKAWRKDHPFGFIARPTKNPDGTLNLMNWECAIPGKKGTPWESGLYRLRMIFKDDYPSTPPKCKFEPPLFHPNVYPSGTVCLSLLDEEKDWRPAITIKQILLGIQDLLNDPNIKDPAQAEAYTIYCQNRLEYEKRVRAQAKAMSAPFE, encoded by the exons ATGTCTGGGATAGCTATTGCTCGTCTTGCTGAAGAACGAAAGGCCTGGAGGAAAGATCACCCTTTT GGCTTCATTGCACGTCCCACAAAAAACCCTGATGGTACACTAAATTTAATGAACTGGGAATGTGCAATTCCAGGAAAGAAGGGA ACCCCATGGGAAAGTGGCCTGTACAGGTTGCGCATGATCTTCAAAGACGACTACCCATCCACCCCACCAAAATGCAAGTTTGAACCTCCATTGTTTCACCCGAATGTTTATCCATCAG GAACTGTCTGCTTGTCTCTGCTAGATGAAGAAAAAGATTGGCGACCTGCTATTACCATCAAGCAGATTCTCCTGGGTATTCAGGATTTGCTTAATGACCCCAATATTAAAGATCCTGCACAGGCTGAAGCATATACAATCTATTG cCAAAACCGTCTAGAATACGAGAAGAGAGTTCGAGCACAGGCTAAGGCAATGTCAGCACCCTTCGAGTAA